A single genomic interval of Pomacea canaliculata isolate SZHN2017 linkage group LG5, ASM307304v1, whole genome shotgun sequence harbors:
- the LOC112564568 gene encoding G protein-coupled receptor kinase 5-like isoform X3 — translation MELENIVANTVYLKAREGGGGKRKGKSKKWKQILKFPHISQCEDIKNKIQVTYHYVVEQQPIGSRLFRQFCETSPGLNKAIGFLDAVREYEVSPDEMRLGKAEELFERYLQSDSEMFVTQLNGNYVSAVKEEMSQKNSSKELFNRCAEIVKNYLSEEPFREFVESMYFKRYLQWKWLESQPVTKNTFRMYRVLGKGGFGEVCACQVRATGKMYACKKLEKKRIKKRKGEAMALNEKQILQKVNSRFVVSLAYAFETKEALCLVLTIMNGGDLKFHIHNMGNPGFPEERAVFYAAEITCGLADLHKEGIVYRDLKPENILLDDDGHVRISDLGLAVEIPPGESIRGRVGTVGYMAPEVVKNERYTFSPDWWGLGCIIYEMIEGKAPFRARKEKVKREEVDRRVKEDQEVYSANFSEECRSICQALLEKNPLSRLGCGLEGATDVKSHVFFRIINWKRLEAGMFEVPFVPDPRAVYCKDVLDIEQFSTVKGVNLDASDDTFYSKFNIGSVSIPWQNEMIETECYKELNLFGPDGEATPDLREDLPPTPPPRGFFERLFRRRRADSSTNSNSS, via the exons ATGGAACTGGAAAATATAGTAGCAAACACAGTCTATTTAAAAGCACGTGAAG GTGGTGGTGGCAAACGCAAGGGAAAGAGTAAAAAATGGAAGCAGATACTAAAATTTCCTCACATTTCACAGTGTGAggacatcaaaaacaaaatcc AAGTGACTTACCACTATGTGGTGGAGCAGCAACCCATTGGATCTCGACTCTTCAGACAGTTTTGTGAGACCAGTCCTGGGCTCAATAAAGCCATCGGTTTTCTTGATGCTGTG AGAGAATATGAAGTTTCACCAGATGAAATGCGCCTGGGGAAGGCAGAAGAGTTATTTGAACGGTACTTGCAGTCAGAT TCTGAGATGTTTGTTACTCAGCTGAATGGAAACTACGTATCTGctgtaaaagaagaaatgagtcAGAAAAACTCCAGCAAAGAACTTTTTAACCGTTGTGCTGA gattgtaaaaaattatctttcggAAGAGCCATTCAGAGAATTTGTGGAAAGCATGTATTTCAAACGCTACCTGCAGTGGAAGTGGCTggaaag TCAGCCAGTCACGAAAAATACATTCCGAATGTACAGAGTTTTAGGTAAGGGTGGGTTTGGGGAGGTGTGTGCATGTCAGGTGCGAGCAACAGGCAAGATGTATGCTTgcaaaaaacttgaaaaaaaacgaataaagaAGCGCAAAGGAGAGGCAATGGCATTGAATGAAAAGCAGATTTTACAGAAAGTCAACTCAAGGTTTGTG GTTAGTCTGGCTTATGCCTTTGAAACGAAAGAAGCACTGTGTTTGGTATTAACTATAATGAATGGAGGTGACCTCAAATTCCACATTCATAACATGGGAAATCCTGGATTTCCTGAAGAGCGGGCTGTCTTCTATGCAGCAGAAATAACGTGTGGTTTGGCTGACCTGCACAAGGAGGGTATCGTCTACAG AGACCTGAAGCCAGAAAATATACTACTGGATGATGATG GCCATGTTCGAATATCAGATTTGGGTCTGGCTGTGGAGATTCCACCAGGAGAAAGTATACGAGGTCGTGTTGGCACTGTTGGATATATGG CAcctgaagtagtgaaaaatgaaagatatacCTTCAGCCCAGACTGGTGGGGGTTGGGCTGCATCATCTATGAGATGATTGAAGGCAAG GCTCCATTTCGAGCTCggaaagagaaagtgaaacGTGAAGAGGTGGATCGTCGTGTGAAAGAAGATCAGGAAGTGTATTCTGCAAACTTCTCAGAAGAGTGTCGTTCAATTTGTCAGGCG CTTCTGGAAAAGAATCCTCTCAGTCGGCTTGGTTGTGGCCTAGAAGGTGCTACAGATGTGAAATCACATGTCTTCTTTAGAATCATCAACTGGAAAAGATTAGAAGCTGGAATGTTTGAGGTTCCATTTGTTCCAGAC CCTAGGGCTGTTTACTGCAAAGATGTGCTGGACATAGAGCAGTTTTCCACTGTTAAAGGAGTTAATCTGGATGCAAGTGATGACACCTTCTATAGCAAATTCAATATTGGCAGTGTATCCATTCCATGGCAGAATGAG ATGATAGAGACTGAATGTTATAAAGAACTAAATTTGTTTGGACCTGATGGAGAAGCCACTCCAGATCTTCGAGAGGATCTTCCACCAACACCTCCACCGCGTGGTTTCTTTGAGCGCTTGTTTCGGCGGAGACGA GCTGACAGCTCCACAAACTCAAATTCCTCCTAG
- the LOC112564568 gene encoding G protein-coupled receptor kinase 5-like isoform X1 encodes MELENIVANTVYLKAREGGGGKRKGKSKKWKQILKFPHISQCEDIKNKIQVTYHYVVEQQPIGSRLFRQFCETSPGLNKAIGFLDAVREYEVSPDEMRLGKAEELFERYLQSDSEMFVTQLNGNYVSAVKEEMSQKNSSKELFNRCAEIVKNYLSEEPFREFVESMYFKRYLQWKWLESQPVTKNTFRMYRVLGKGGFGEVCACQVRATGKMYACKKLEKKRIKKRKGEAMALNEKQILQKVNSRFVVSLAYAFETKEALCLVLTIMNGGDLKFHIHNMGNPGFPEERAVFYAAEITCGLADLHKEGIVYRDLKPENILLDDDGHVRISDLGLAVEIPPGESIRGRVGTVGYMAPEVVKNERYTFSPDWWGLGCIIYEMIEGKAPFRARKEKVKREEVDRRVKEDQEVYSANFSEECRSICQALLEKNPLSRLGCGLEGATDVKSHVFFRIINWKRLEAGMFEVPFVPDPRAVYCKDVLDIEQFSTVKGVNLDASDDTFYSKFNIGSVSIPWQNEMIETECYKELNLFGPDGEATPDLREDLPPTPPPRGFFERLFRRRRVSCLGCCRQVLVASLILLLYRSVHLYYAGL; translated from the exons ATGGAACTGGAAAATATAGTAGCAAACACAGTCTATTTAAAAGCACGTGAAG GTGGTGGTGGCAAACGCAAGGGAAAGAGTAAAAAATGGAAGCAGATACTAAAATTTCCTCACATTTCACAGTGTGAggacatcaaaaacaaaatcc AAGTGACTTACCACTATGTGGTGGAGCAGCAACCCATTGGATCTCGACTCTTCAGACAGTTTTGTGAGACCAGTCCTGGGCTCAATAAAGCCATCGGTTTTCTTGATGCTGTG AGAGAATATGAAGTTTCACCAGATGAAATGCGCCTGGGGAAGGCAGAAGAGTTATTTGAACGGTACTTGCAGTCAGAT TCTGAGATGTTTGTTACTCAGCTGAATGGAAACTACGTATCTGctgtaaaagaagaaatgagtcAGAAAAACTCCAGCAAAGAACTTTTTAACCGTTGTGCTGA gattgtaaaaaattatctttcggAAGAGCCATTCAGAGAATTTGTGGAAAGCATGTATTTCAAACGCTACCTGCAGTGGAAGTGGCTggaaag TCAGCCAGTCACGAAAAATACATTCCGAATGTACAGAGTTTTAGGTAAGGGTGGGTTTGGGGAGGTGTGTGCATGTCAGGTGCGAGCAACAGGCAAGATGTATGCTTgcaaaaaacttgaaaaaaaacgaataaagaAGCGCAAAGGAGAGGCAATGGCATTGAATGAAAAGCAGATTTTACAGAAAGTCAACTCAAGGTTTGTG GTTAGTCTGGCTTATGCCTTTGAAACGAAAGAAGCACTGTGTTTGGTATTAACTATAATGAATGGAGGTGACCTCAAATTCCACATTCATAACATGGGAAATCCTGGATTTCCTGAAGAGCGGGCTGTCTTCTATGCAGCAGAAATAACGTGTGGTTTGGCTGACCTGCACAAGGAGGGTATCGTCTACAG AGACCTGAAGCCAGAAAATATACTACTGGATGATGATG GCCATGTTCGAATATCAGATTTGGGTCTGGCTGTGGAGATTCCACCAGGAGAAAGTATACGAGGTCGTGTTGGCACTGTTGGATATATGG CAcctgaagtagtgaaaaatgaaagatatacCTTCAGCCCAGACTGGTGGGGGTTGGGCTGCATCATCTATGAGATGATTGAAGGCAAG GCTCCATTTCGAGCTCggaaagagaaagtgaaacGTGAAGAGGTGGATCGTCGTGTGAAAGAAGATCAGGAAGTGTATTCTGCAAACTTCTCAGAAGAGTGTCGTTCAATTTGTCAGGCG CTTCTGGAAAAGAATCCTCTCAGTCGGCTTGGTTGTGGCCTAGAAGGTGCTACAGATGTGAAATCACATGTCTTCTTTAGAATCATCAACTGGAAAAGATTAGAAGCTGGAATGTTTGAGGTTCCATTTGTTCCAGAC CCTAGGGCTGTTTACTGCAAAGATGTGCTGGACATAGAGCAGTTTTCCACTGTTAAAGGAGTTAATCTGGATGCAAGTGATGACACCTTCTATAGCAAATTCAATATTGGCAGTGTATCCATTCCATGGCAGAATGAG ATGATAGAGACTGAATGTTATAAAGAACTAAATTTGTTTGGACCTGATGGAGAAGCCACTCCAGATCTTCGAGAGGATCTTCCACCAACACCTCCACCGCGTGGTTTCTTTGAGCGCTTGTTTCGGCGGAGACGAGTGAGTTGTCTTGGCTGCTGTCGTCAGGTACTTGTTGCTAGCTTGATTCTCCTGCTATACAGATCAGTCCATCTGTATTATGCAGGTCTATGa
- the LOC112564568 gene encoding G protein-coupled receptor kinase 5-like isoform X2 — protein MELENIVANTVYLKAREGGGGKRKGKSKKWKQILKFPHISQCEDIKNKIQVTYHYVVEQQPIGSRLFRQFCETSPGLNKAIGFLDAVREYEVSPDEMRLGKAEELFERYLQSDSEMFVTQLNGNYVSAVKEEMSQKNSSKELFNRCAEIVKNYLSEEPFREFVESMYFKRYLQWKWLESQPVTKNTFRMYRVLGKGGFGEVCACQVRATGKMYACKKLEKKRIKKRKGEAMALNEKQILQKVNSRFVVSLAYAFETKEALCLVLTIMNGGDLKFHIHNMGNPGFPEERAVFYAAEITCGLADLHKEGIVYRDLKPENILLDDDGHVRISDLGLAVEIPPGESIRGRVGTVGYMAPEVVKNERYTFSPDWWGLGCIIYEMIEGKAPFRARKEKVKREEVDRRVKEDQEVYSANFSEECRSICQALLEKNPLSRLGCGLEGATDVKSHVFFRIINWKRLEAGMFEVPFVPDPRAVYCKDVLDIEQFSTVKGVNLDASDDTFYSKFNIGSVSIPWQNEMIETECYKELNLFGPDGEATPDLREDLPPTPPPRGFFERLFRRRRVSCLGCCRQADSSTNSNSS, from the exons ATGGAACTGGAAAATATAGTAGCAAACACAGTCTATTTAAAAGCACGTGAAG GTGGTGGTGGCAAACGCAAGGGAAAGAGTAAAAAATGGAAGCAGATACTAAAATTTCCTCACATTTCACAGTGTGAggacatcaaaaacaaaatcc AAGTGACTTACCACTATGTGGTGGAGCAGCAACCCATTGGATCTCGACTCTTCAGACAGTTTTGTGAGACCAGTCCTGGGCTCAATAAAGCCATCGGTTTTCTTGATGCTGTG AGAGAATATGAAGTTTCACCAGATGAAATGCGCCTGGGGAAGGCAGAAGAGTTATTTGAACGGTACTTGCAGTCAGAT TCTGAGATGTTTGTTACTCAGCTGAATGGAAACTACGTATCTGctgtaaaagaagaaatgagtcAGAAAAACTCCAGCAAAGAACTTTTTAACCGTTGTGCTGA gattgtaaaaaattatctttcggAAGAGCCATTCAGAGAATTTGTGGAAAGCATGTATTTCAAACGCTACCTGCAGTGGAAGTGGCTggaaag TCAGCCAGTCACGAAAAATACATTCCGAATGTACAGAGTTTTAGGTAAGGGTGGGTTTGGGGAGGTGTGTGCATGTCAGGTGCGAGCAACAGGCAAGATGTATGCTTgcaaaaaacttgaaaaaaaacgaataaagaAGCGCAAAGGAGAGGCAATGGCATTGAATGAAAAGCAGATTTTACAGAAAGTCAACTCAAGGTTTGTG GTTAGTCTGGCTTATGCCTTTGAAACGAAAGAAGCACTGTGTTTGGTATTAACTATAATGAATGGAGGTGACCTCAAATTCCACATTCATAACATGGGAAATCCTGGATTTCCTGAAGAGCGGGCTGTCTTCTATGCAGCAGAAATAACGTGTGGTTTGGCTGACCTGCACAAGGAGGGTATCGTCTACAG AGACCTGAAGCCAGAAAATATACTACTGGATGATGATG GCCATGTTCGAATATCAGATTTGGGTCTGGCTGTGGAGATTCCACCAGGAGAAAGTATACGAGGTCGTGTTGGCACTGTTGGATATATGG CAcctgaagtagtgaaaaatgaaagatatacCTTCAGCCCAGACTGGTGGGGGTTGGGCTGCATCATCTATGAGATGATTGAAGGCAAG GCTCCATTTCGAGCTCggaaagagaaagtgaaacGTGAAGAGGTGGATCGTCGTGTGAAAGAAGATCAGGAAGTGTATTCTGCAAACTTCTCAGAAGAGTGTCGTTCAATTTGTCAGGCG CTTCTGGAAAAGAATCCTCTCAGTCGGCTTGGTTGTGGCCTAGAAGGTGCTACAGATGTGAAATCACATGTCTTCTTTAGAATCATCAACTGGAAAAGATTAGAAGCTGGAATGTTTGAGGTTCCATTTGTTCCAGAC CCTAGGGCTGTTTACTGCAAAGATGTGCTGGACATAGAGCAGTTTTCCACTGTTAAAGGAGTTAATCTGGATGCAAGTGATGACACCTTCTATAGCAAATTCAATATTGGCAGTGTATCCATTCCATGGCAGAATGAG ATGATAGAGACTGAATGTTATAAAGAACTAAATTTGTTTGGACCTGATGGAGAAGCCACTCCAGATCTTCGAGAGGATCTTCCACCAACACCTCCACCGCGTGGTTTCTTTGAGCGCTTGTTTCGGCGGAGACGAGTGAGTTGTCTTGGCTGCTGTCGTCAG GCTGACAGCTCCACAAACTCAAATTCCTCCTAG
- the LOC112564568 gene encoding G protein-coupled receptor kinase 5-like isoform X4: MRLGKAEELFERYLQSDSEMFVTQLNGNYVSAVKEEMSQKNSSKELFNRCAEIVKNYLSEEPFREFVESMYFKRYLQWKWLESQPVTKNTFRMYRVLGKGGFGEVCACQVRATGKMYACKKLEKKRIKKRKGEAMALNEKQILQKVNSRFVVSLAYAFETKEALCLVLTIMNGGDLKFHIHNMGNPGFPEERAVFYAAEITCGLADLHKEGIVYRDLKPENILLDDDGHVRISDLGLAVEIPPGESIRGRVGTVGYMAPEVVKNERYTFSPDWWGLGCIIYEMIEGKAPFRARKEKVKREEVDRRVKEDQEVYSANFSEECRSICQALLEKNPLSRLGCGLEGATDVKSHVFFRIINWKRLEAGMFEVPFVPDPRAVYCKDVLDIEQFSTVKGVNLDASDDTFYSKFNIGSVSIPWQNEMIETECYKELNLFGPDGEATPDLREDLPPTPPPRGFFERLFRRRRVSCLGCCRQVLVASLILLLYRSVHLYYAGL; the protein is encoded by the exons ATGCGCCTGGGGAAGGCAGAAGAGTTATTTGAACGGTACTTGCAGTCAGAT TCTGAGATGTTTGTTACTCAGCTGAATGGAAACTACGTATCTGctgtaaaagaagaaatgagtcAGAAAAACTCCAGCAAAGAACTTTTTAACCGTTGTGCTGA gattgtaaaaaattatctttcggAAGAGCCATTCAGAGAATTTGTGGAAAGCATGTATTTCAAACGCTACCTGCAGTGGAAGTGGCTggaaag TCAGCCAGTCACGAAAAATACATTCCGAATGTACAGAGTTTTAGGTAAGGGTGGGTTTGGGGAGGTGTGTGCATGTCAGGTGCGAGCAACAGGCAAGATGTATGCTTgcaaaaaacttgaaaaaaaacgaataaagaAGCGCAAAGGAGAGGCAATGGCATTGAATGAAAAGCAGATTTTACAGAAAGTCAACTCAAGGTTTGTG GTTAGTCTGGCTTATGCCTTTGAAACGAAAGAAGCACTGTGTTTGGTATTAACTATAATGAATGGAGGTGACCTCAAATTCCACATTCATAACATGGGAAATCCTGGATTTCCTGAAGAGCGGGCTGTCTTCTATGCAGCAGAAATAACGTGTGGTTTGGCTGACCTGCACAAGGAGGGTATCGTCTACAG AGACCTGAAGCCAGAAAATATACTACTGGATGATGATG GCCATGTTCGAATATCAGATTTGGGTCTGGCTGTGGAGATTCCACCAGGAGAAAGTATACGAGGTCGTGTTGGCACTGTTGGATATATGG CAcctgaagtagtgaaaaatgaaagatatacCTTCAGCCCAGACTGGTGGGGGTTGGGCTGCATCATCTATGAGATGATTGAAGGCAAG GCTCCATTTCGAGCTCggaaagagaaagtgaaacGTGAAGAGGTGGATCGTCGTGTGAAAGAAGATCAGGAAGTGTATTCTGCAAACTTCTCAGAAGAGTGTCGTTCAATTTGTCAGGCG CTTCTGGAAAAGAATCCTCTCAGTCGGCTTGGTTGTGGCCTAGAAGGTGCTACAGATGTGAAATCACATGTCTTCTTTAGAATCATCAACTGGAAAAGATTAGAAGCTGGAATGTTTGAGGTTCCATTTGTTCCAGAC CCTAGGGCTGTTTACTGCAAAGATGTGCTGGACATAGAGCAGTTTTCCACTGTTAAAGGAGTTAATCTGGATGCAAGTGATGACACCTTCTATAGCAAATTCAATATTGGCAGTGTATCCATTCCATGGCAGAATGAG ATGATAGAGACTGAATGTTATAAAGAACTAAATTTGTTTGGACCTGATGGAGAAGCCACTCCAGATCTTCGAGAGGATCTTCCACCAACACCTCCACCGCGTGGTTTCTTTGAGCGCTTGTTTCGGCGGAGACGAGTGAGTTGTCTTGGCTGCTGTCGTCAGGTACTTGTTGCTAGCTTGATTCTCCTGCTATACAGATCAGTCCATCTGTATTATGCAGGTCTATGa